The window GTTCGGTCCTTCTTAGTTGTTCTAGACCAACTAATACTATGACCTCTGCTGACTTCTGACGGTTCAGCTACTTATCACTAAGTAGGTTATGAAGAGTACTTCACATATCCGCCAGACCTCCCCGGGTAAGTACATGCACTTTCACACCATCTATCCGCCTCATTTACTCGATATGACCTTCGACAGAAAGAGCTTTGTTTTGTTATGCAAACTCACTCAATCATACCTAGCCTTATATGAGGTTCGTGTTCCTCGGACCGGTGTTTTGCCTCCAGCTTCCTTCAGATTCCGCGTCACCACGGACACCCTTGCTCTTGGCTAACCTCTACTTCTGTCTTCGGGGTTCGGGACTTACACCCTATAGTTCATGTACATGCCGGGCGCACATAAACAAACCCGACAAGAATGATATCATCTCGTCGGGTTTTCTTGTTTTTAAAAGGGGGCTTTTAGGCCACCCCATAATAATTTTTATTTGAAACAATCTTAACTTGCATCCTTTAACGAGCATTTGAACCATTTTGCGGTTCATTTAGCAAAGCTTGATTGTCGCTCTCTCTGCTCAAGCGCTTTATCCTCTAATCTTTTTGAACGCTTTTTCAGCAGCAGCAATCGTTTTTTCAATGTCTTCGTCCGTATGGGCAGCCGATAGGAAAATTCCTTCAAATTGAGAAGGAGGCAGAAAGATCCCTTCATTGGCCATTTCCCGATAGTAGCTGGCGAACAGCTCTAAATCAGATGTTCTCGCTGTTTCATAGTTGATCACCTTTTCGTTCGTAAAGAACAAACCAATCATCGAACCGGCACGATTGATAGTATGCGGGATTTCGTATTTTTCAGCCGCTGCGTGAATGCCTTCTTCCAGCCGGTCTGCTTTACGGACAAATTCTTTGTAAAGATCAGGAGTAAGCTGACGAAGGGTTTCATATCCTGCTGTCATCGCAAGAGGATTTCCGGAAAGTGTTCCGGCTTGGTAAATCGGGCCGCTCGGTGCTACTTTCTCCATGATGTCCGCTCGTCCACCGAAAGCGCCAACAGGCAGTCCGCCTCCAATGACTTTTCCTAAACAAGTGAGATCCGGTGTTATTCCGAAATATCCTTGAGCACAATGGTAATCGACCCGGAAACCTGTCATCACTTCATCAAAAATCAAAAGCGATCCGTATTCCTTCGTCACTTTCCGCAGCCCTTCCAAAAATCCTGGAACCGGCGGAACAACGCCCATGTTCCCTGCCACCGGTTCCACGATCACGCAAGCGATGTCTTCACCGTATTTTTCAAAAGCTTGCTTAACAGCTTCCAGATCGTTATACGGGACAGCAATCGTATTTTCAGCTACTCCTTTAGGCACTCCCGGACTGTCAGGAAGCCCGAGAGTAGCCACTCCTGAACCCGCTTTGATCAGCAAAGAATCGCCGTGTCCATGGTACGATCCTTCAAATTTTACAATTTTATTTCGTCCCGTATATCCCCTTGCCAGCCGCAGCGCGCTCATCGTGGCTTCCGTACCGGAAGACACCATCCGAACGATCTCTATAGATGGAACTCGTTCTTGAACGAGTTTTGCCAATTTATTTTCCATAATCGTAGGCGCACCAAAGCTCGTTCCATTTTCGGCCGTTTTCTTAATGGCTTCAATCACTTGATCGTTTGCATGTCCTAAAATAAGCGGACCCCAGGAAAGAACGTAATCAATATATTCATTTCCATCAATGTCATAGATTTTGGAGCCTTTTCCCCGCTCCATGAAGATCGGATCCATATTGACCGATCTAAAAGCACGGACCGGACTGTTGACTCCACCGGGCATGAGTTTAACGGCATCTTTATAAGCTTGTTTGGACTTTTCGTAAGAACGCATGTTTATCCCCCATTTTCTTAATTACAAAACAGAATCCTCTTGAAGGTAACGGCAGACATCTTTTGCAAAATAAGTAATGATGAGATCGGCACCTGCACGTTTCATGCTCGTTAATTTTTCCATCACAATGGCTTTTTCATCGATCCATCCGTTTTGAGCGGCCGCTTTGACCATCGAATACTCACCGCTGACATTATAAGCGACAATCGGCACATTAAAGCTGTTACGGACGTCTCTCACAATATCCAAATAAGACATCGCAGGCTTCACAATTAAAAAGTCTGCGCCTTCTTCAATATCTGACTCCGCTTCCCGAAGCGCTTCACGACGATTGGCCGGATCCATTTGATAAGTTTTGCGGTCGCCAAACTGCGGAGTAGAATCGGCAGCATCGCGAAAAGGTCCGTAGAAACTGGAGGAATATTTCACCGCATAAGACATAATCGGCACATATTCAAATCCTGATTCATCCAGACCTTTGCGGATAGCCGCCACAAATCCATCCATCATATTGGAAGGAGCGATAATGTCCGCCCCTGCTTTTGCTTGGCTTATTGCTGTTTTGGCCAATAAATCAAGAGACGGATCATTTAATATTTGACTGCCTTCTACAACGCCGCAATGGCCGTGGCTTGTGTATTCGCATAAACAAGTGTCCGCCACTACGACGATGTCCGGGTAATGGCTTTTAATATAGCGAATCGCTTCCTGAACGATGCCATGGTCATGGTAGGCCCCTGATCCCACTTCGTCTTTTTCTTTCGGTACACCAAAAACGATCACCGATTTAATCCCTAATTCCACAATTTCATCCATTTCTTCTTTTAGACGATCGATGGAATATTGGTAAACACCAGGCATCGATTTCACTTCGTTTTTTATATTGACTCCTTCAACCGCAAAGATTGGATAAATTAAGTCTTCTTTTCGAACGAAATTTTCACGCACTAAAGCACGCATATTCGACGATTGACGAAGACGGCGATGACGTTTAAATTGCAGTTCCATATTATGTCTCCTCCTTTTGGTAAAAAGCGCAAATTTCTGCCAGCAAGGCATCCATCGTATACTCACCTGGACAAATATGCACAGGAAGACGGTATTGCCTAAGCTCTTTACTGGTGACCGGACCAATGCTGGCAAACAAAATCCGTGTTAAGTGTCGTTTTAATTGATGCTCTTCTACTACTCTCATAAAATGGCGAACGGTCGATGGACTTGTAAAACATGCGACATCCAAAATATCGTGATTCAACAATGAAACGAGCTTCTCTTCCGATTCTTTTGGGAAAATCGTTTCATAGACTATCCATTCTTCCGCAGACGCACCAGTTGACCGCAACGCTCTTGCGATAGATTCTTTGGATAAATTTCCTTTTGGTATGAGCGCGCGTTCAGCACGAAAACGTCCGTTTTGAATGCAGCGGACAAACTCATCTGCCGTATACCGGTCGGGAACAAAATCCGCATGAAAGCCATGTTTATTTAAAGCTTGTTCTGTTTTTGCCCCTACCACGGCAAATTTGGCTAATAGGCTTTTTTGCGGGTTAACGTCTCTTTCCGACAGAATTTGAAAAAAGAAATCCACACCGTTTTTGCTTGTGAAAATCACCCAGTCAAACATCTCGAGCCTTCGCAAAAATTCTTCTTCCCTTTGATCGTGAACAGGTTGAAACGCGATTAACGGTACAACATGGGGAGTACCGCCAAGCTGTTCAATTTCGGCAGCAAAACCAGCTGCTTGCTTTTGGCCGCGGGTAATCAAAATTTGCTTTCCGGCTAATGGAAGACTCCCTCCCATAAAGCTCACTCCCTAGCAAGCTGATCAATCAGCTGTTTGGCTCCCATTCGAATCATGCGACGAGCGACTTCTTCCCCCACTTGTTCGGGATTTTTTCCTGCCGCCATTTCTTTGTAAACGGTTTTCCCATCTGGTGAGGCAACAAGTGCAGTCAATGCTACTTCTTCTCCTTTTACATGAGCGTATCCGGCAATCGGCACTTGGCATCCGCCGTCCATTTTTTGAAGAAAAGCTCGTTCAGCAGCGACTGATTGGGCGGTATCCGTACTGTTTAATCCTTGGAGAAGGGATAAAAGCTCTTCATCGTCTTTCCGGCATTCAACGGCTAGCGCCCCTTGTCCAACAGCCGGGAGGCAAATATCCGGATCTAAAAATTGTGTCACGACATCTTTTGTCCAGCCCATGCGCGACAAGCCGGCAGCGGCCAAAACAATCGCATCATAGTCGTCGGTTTCCAATTTTTTTAGACGTGTGTCAATATTTCCGCGGATCCATTGAATTTTCACATCCGGTCTGTGCGCCAAGATTTGAGCTCCGCGCCGCAAACTGCTTGTCCCAATTTTCGCCCCAGCCGGCAATTGGTCCAGCGTGAGCCCGTCTTTAGAAATCAAGACATCACGGTGATCTTCCCGTTCAGGAATACAGCCGATCGTAAGCCCTTCCGGCAAATATGCAGGCATATCTTTCATGCTATGTACAGCCATGTCAATTTCTTTGTTCAGCATGGCCTGCTCGATCTCTTTGACAAACAATCCTTTCCCGCCCACTTTGGATAAGGTAACGTCAAGAATCTTATCGCCTTTTGTCACGATCTCTTTTATTTCAAATTCATAGGAAGGATTTAGCCTTTTTAATTGTTGAATGACCCATTTGGTTTGTGTCAGCGCCAATTTGCTTCTACGCGACCCTACGATAATTTTTCTCATAACGGCCTCCTTCAATCACATATACCAAAAATGAAATGCCGATAAGCGGCTGACTAAAAAGAAGTTGATAAGTACAATGAGAAACGCAGCTGTATTGAATAAAGCGAGCGCTTTTCCCTGCTTGTTTTTTCGAACTTTAAAGTAAAGGAACATGCTGTAAACAATCAATAAAATAAAAGAACTGATAATTTTTGGATCATACCATTCCACATTAGGGAGTTTTGTGAATTTCCATTGCAGCCCTAAAATCAACGACAATAGAAGCATTGGCACGCCAATTGCATTTAATATATAGGACAGCTGCTCAAGCTTCATCAAATCGCCAATCCGCCACAACCACTGACTCCACTTTTTTTCTTTCAAAAGCCGGTACTCCAGCAAATATAACAACGAAAAAATAAAGGACAGCGAAAAAGCCCCGTAAGAAAGCAGCGCCATTATAATATGAATCAGCAGAAGCTCAGAGACTAATCTTTCTGCCATTGCGTCCGATTGCATTTGCATAGGCGCAAATGTATGAATCGCCATAATGGCAAATCCAAGTATATTGGTGAAGAACACCAAAAAATCCATTCGTAAAAACCGATTGATCAATAATGAAAATGTGATCAACACCCATGCATAAAAATAAAGCCCTTCAAAAATGGTCAGGACCGGAAACCTTCCTGTCTTGAACATATAAAGAAACAAAAAAATTGTTTGAAGCACCCAAACAATCGCTAAAGTCCAGAAGGCGAACGAATTCGCCTTCCGATTTCGATGAAGAAAATCAATGAAGTAGAGCAAAATACTGACCGCATACAATAGAATCATGAGTTCATGCAATCTTGTCATACCGTGTACAAAAGCCATAAATGAACCCCTTACACTTGATAAGAAGAAGCCACGATGGCCCCCGTTTTTACGTCTTCTGCTTTCTGCTGATTTTCTGCTATCACTTGTTCCTCAATATTAAAGATTTTTGTAAAAAACTCCAATTTCTCTTTTGCGCCCTTTTGTCCTGCCAATTCTTTCGCTTGCAGGATTGGATCTTTTAACAACTGGTTAATAATGCTTTTTGTATGTTTATTAATAATCTTCCGTTCACGGTCGGTCAAATCGGGTAGCTTTCTATCCAAGCTTTTCATCGTTTCTGCTTGTATGGCAAGCGCCTTTTTCCGAAGCGCCGCAATAACAGGCACCACACCAAGCATATTCAGCCACTCATGAAATTCCGAAATTTCTTCTTCTATCATGATCATGATTTTTTCAGCTGCTTTTTTCCGTTCTGCCATATTCGCTTCTACAATGCCTTCCAAATCATCAATATCATACAAAAAGACATTTTCAAGCTCATGAATTTCCGGATCGATATCCCGCGGAACCGCTATATCGACCATGAAGAGAGGCCGTCCTTTTCTCAAATTAACGACTCCGGACATCATATCCTTTGAAATAACAAAGTCATTTGATCCGGTTGAACTGATGAGGATATCCGCTTCTAAAAGAGCACATTGCAATTCCCGCAGTTCTTTCGCCGTCCCCGAAAATCGCTCCGCTAACGAGGCAGCTTTTTCGAACGTACGGTTGATGACCGTTACTTTCGTCGCTCCGCTTCCTTGCAGATTTTTAAGGGCCAATTCCCCCATCTTTCCCGCACCGAGAATTAATACATGTTTGCCGTTTAAGTTTCCAAATATTTTTTTCGCCAGTTCCACGGCGGCATAACTGACGGAAACGGCATTCGCTCCAATTTCTGTTTTAGAATGAGCTTTTTTAGCCAATGTAACCGCTTGTTTAAATAATTGATTAAAAATCGTTCCAGTCGCTTCAGAACGCTGTGCTTGCAGAA of the Bacillus smithii genome contains:
- the hemL gene encoding glutamate-1-semialdehyde 2,1-aminomutase; translated protein: MRSYEKSKQAYKDAVKLMPGGVNSPVRAFRSVNMDPIFMERGKGSKIYDIDGNEYIDYVLSWGPLILGHANDQVIEAIKKTAENGTSFGAPTIMENKLAKLVQERVPSIEIVRMVSSGTEATMSALRLARGYTGRNKIVKFEGSYHGHGDSLLIKAGSGVATLGLPDSPGVPKGVAENTIAVPYNDLEAVKQAFEKYGEDIACVIVEPVAGNMGVVPPVPGFLEGLRKVTKEYGSLLIFDEVMTGFRVDYHCAQGYFGITPDLTCLGKVIGGGLPVGAFGGRADIMEKVAPSGPIYQAGTLSGNPLAMTAGYETLRQLTPDLYKEFVRKADRLEEGIHAAAEKYEIPHTINRAGSMIGLFFTNEKVINYETARTSDLELFASYYREMANEGIFLPPSQFEGIFLSAAHTDEDIEKTIAAAEKAFKKIRG
- the hemB gene encoding porphobilinogen synthase is translated as MELQFKRHRRLRQSSNMRALVRENFVRKEDLIYPIFAVEGVNIKNEVKSMPGVYQYSIDRLKEEMDEIVELGIKSVIVFGVPKEKDEVGSGAYHDHGIVQEAIRYIKSHYPDIVVVADTCLCEYTSHGHCGVVEGSQILNDPSLDLLAKTAISQAKAGADIIAPSNMMDGFVAAIRKGLDESGFEYVPIMSYAVKYSSSFYGPFRDAADSTPQFGDRKTYQMDPANRREALREAESDIEEGADFLIVKPAMSYLDIVRDVRNSFNVPIVAYNVSGEYSMVKAAAQNGWIDEKAIVMEKLTSMKRAGADLIITYFAKDVCRYLQEDSVL
- a CDS encoding uroporphyrinogen-III synthase, producing the protein MGGSLPLAGKQILITRGQKQAAGFAAEIEQLGGTPHVVPLIAFQPVHDQREEEFLRRLEMFDWVIFTSKNGVDFFFQILSERDVNPQKSLLAKFAVVGAKTEQALNKHGFHADFVPDRYTADEFVRCIQNGRFRAERALIPKGNLSKESIARALRSTGASAEEWIVYETIFPKESEEKLVSLLNHDILDVACFTSPSTVRHFMRVVEEHQLKRHLTRILFASIGPVTSKELRQYRLPVHICPGEYTMDALLAEICAFYQKEET
- the hemC gene encoding hydroxymethylbilane synthase yields the protein MRKIIVGSRRSKLALTQTKWVIQQLKRLNPSYEFEIKEIVTKGDKILDVTLSKVGGKGLFVKEIEQAMLNKEIDMAVHSMKDMPAYLPEGLTIGCIPEREDHRDVLISKDGLTLDQLPAGAKIGTSSLRRGAQILAHRPDVKIQWIRGNIDTRLKKLETDDYDAIVLAAAGLSRMGWTKDVVTQFLDPDICLPAVGQGALAVECRKDDEELLSLLQGLNSTDTAQSVAAERAFLQKMDGGCQVPIAGYAHVKGEEVALTALVASPDGKTVYKEMAAGKNPEQVGEEVARRMIRMGAKQLIDQLARE
- the ccsA gene encoding cytochrome c biogenesis protein CcsA, whose product is MAFVHGMTRLHELMILLYAVSILLYFIDFLHRNRKANSFAFWTLAIVWVLQTIFLFLYMFKTGRFPVLTIFEGLYFYAWVLITFSLLINRFLRMDFLVFFTNILGFAIMAIHTFAPMQMQSDAMAERLVSELLLIHIIMALLSYGAFSLSFIFSLLYLLEYRLLKEKKWSQWLWRIGDLMKLEQLSYILNAIGVPMLLLSLILGLQWKFTKLPNVEWYDPKIISSFILLIVYSMFLYFKVRKNKQGKALALFNTAAFLIVLINFFLVSRLSAFHFWYM
- the hemA gene encoding glutamyl-tRNA reductase is translated as MHIIVAGLHYKTAPVEIRERLTFDANDLDEALRTLKNKKSILESVILSTCNRTEIYAVVDQIHTGRYYIKEFLSEWFHIEMDEFAPFLFVYEEADAVEHLFKVTCGLDSMIVGETQILGQVRDSFLQAQRSEATGTIFNQLFKQAVTLAKKAHSKTEIGANAVSVSYAAVELAKKIFGNLNGKHVLILGAGKMGELALKNLQGSGATKVTVINRTFEKAASLAERFSGTAKELRELQCALLEADILISSTGSNDFVISKDMMSGVVNLRKGRPLFMVDIAVPRDIDPEIHELENVFLYDIDDLEGIVEANMAERKKAAEKIMIMIEEEISEFHEWLNMLGVVPVIAALRKKALAIQAETMKSLDRKLPDLTDRERKIINKHTKSIINQLLKDPILQAKELAGQKGAKEKLEFFTKIFNIEEQVIAENQQKAEDVKTGAIVASSYQV